One Malus domestica chromosome 11, GDT2T_hap1 genomic region harbors:
- the LOC103448677 gene encoding linamarin synthase 2-like, producing the protein MMSSVEKATKKGHAVFVPYPAQGHVNPMMQLAKFLHSRGFHITFVNTEFNHNRLIRSKGLDSVKGLPDFVFETIPDGLPPSDKDGTQDIPALCDSIKKTCFGPFKELVAKINSSSQVPQVTCIVADGAMTFGCKAARELGIPEVVLWTASACGFMGYLQYNELVKRGMIPFKDENFMHDGTLDTPIDWIPGMKNVRLKDIPSFVRVTDLSDIMFNYLGSEARSCLNSSAILFNTFDEFEHEVLEAISIMFPNIYTIGPFNLLGRHFPESKSLNSSLWKEDAKCLEWLDKKKPNSVVYVNYGSITMMTDQHLIEFAWGLANSKHPFLWIVRADVVKGDSPILPDEFFEEIKDRGYIAGWCAQDQVLAHPSVGVFLTHSGWNSTIESISHGVAVICWPFFAEQQTNCRYSCTTWEIGMEVSPDVKRDEIEALVKEMMEGEGGIKMREKAREWKKKAIEATDVGGSSYNNFERLFKEVLQLGE; encoded by the exons ATGATGAGTTCAGTAGAAAAAGCAACCAAAAAAGGGCATGCAGTTTTTGTCCCATACCCAGCACAAGGCCATGTTAACCCCATGATGCAGTTAGCCAAGTTTCTTCACTCAAGGGGCTTCCACATAACCTTTGTCAACACCGAGTTCAACCACAACCGTTTAATCCGGTCAAAAGGTCTCGACTCCGTTAAGGGTCTGCCGGACTTTGTGTTCGAAACAATACCAGACGGGTTGCCTCCTTCGGATAAGGATGGGACCCAAGATATTCCAGCTTTATGTGACTCCATTAAGAAAACTTGTTTTGGTCCATTTAAAGAGCTGGTGGCTAAGATTAATTCCTCATCTCAAGTGCCACAAGTTACTTGCATTGTTGCAGATGGTGCCATGACCTTTGGGTGCAAAGCTGCTAGAGAATTAGGCATTCCGGAGGTTGTGTTATGGACTGCATCTGCTTGTGGCTTCATGGGGTACTTGCAATACAACGAACTCGTCAAACGTGGCATGATTCCCTTCAAAG ATGAGAATTTCATGCATGATGGCACACTCGATACACCAATTGATTGGATCCCAGGCATGAAAAATGTTCGACTCAAGGACATCCCGAGTTTCGTTAGAGTTACTGATCTCAGCGACATAATGTTTAATTACTTGGGATCCGAAGCACGAAGCTGTTTAAACTCTTCTGCAatcctcttcaacacatttgatgaatttgaacaCGAAGTGTTAGAGGCAATATCGATAATGTTTCCCAACATTTACACCATTGGCCCCTTTAATTTGCTGGGCAGGCATTTCCCCGAAAGCAAGTCACTTAACTCAAGCTTATGGAAAGAAGACGCAAAATGTTTGGAATGGCTTGATAAAAAGAAACCCAATTCAGTTGTGTATGTAAATTATGGTAGCATAACGATGATGACAGACCAACATTTGATCGAGTTTGCATGGGGGCTGGCAAATAGCAAGCACCCATTTTTATGGATAGTTAGGGCTGACGTGGTAAAGGGTGACTCACCAATTTTACCTGATGAATTTTTTGAGGAGATTAAGGATAGGGGTTATATTGCAGGTTGGTGTGCACAGGACCAAGTGTTAGCTCATCCATCTGTTGGGGTTTTCCTAACACACAGTGGTTGGAATTCTACAATTGAAAGTATATCTCATGGTGTGGCCGTAATTTGCTGGCCTTTCTTTGCGGAGCAACAAACGAATTGTCGGTACTCATGCACAACATGGGAGATTGGAATGGAGGTGAGCCCCGATGTGAAGCGTGACGAAATAGAAGCACTTGTTAAGGAAATGATGGAAGGTGAAGGAGGGATAAAGATGAGGGAAAAGGCAAGGGAATGGAAGAAAAAAGCTATTGAAGCTACTGATGTTGGAGGATCATCGTACAATAATTTTGAGAGATTGTTTAAGGAGGTACTCCAACTTGGTGAATGA